One part of the Bdellovibrio bacteriovorus genome encodes these proteins:
- a CDS encoding HAMP domain-containing methyl-accepting chemotaxis protein, protein MSEFKISSWFKGIKGKLLVAAFLPMVGFAILGSIALNGISSVVNLLDIANEQVIPTFDMVGEMRQARNKFQYGAWAAMEHTDEPEKLASYLKTATDGMNEFRKAQETYDPIPRTPEEDKAYQMAKPLFPEYYASMEKIISLIGSSDPAKSKEAEVLLDGRYNEIGKTVSAWNGAVTDIYAKMAKDGVTEAASTEAYVKNLIYLVSAATGVTVFAVLLWIAAKIASSVGSVADRLTTAGGQVASAVEQLNEAGNSLSQSSTEAAASLEETVAALEEMTSMVQMNSDNAKQAAALSASSRDSAEQGEKEIQNLIMSMTSISQSSKKIEEIIHVIDDIAFQTNLLALNAAVEAARAGEQGKGFAVVAEAVRTLAQRSAASAKDISSLIKDSVSQIEEGSAIADKSGAVLTNIVTSIKKVSDLNNEIAAASSEQTTGIQQIGKAMNQLDQAAQSNAASAEEIAATSGEINNLAATSLNLTVELNEVILGSNEVSKASASSEAPVKAKAKIPSPMPKKSNVIPMKAAAPKKSASQDVIPFDDDERAKVGTTDGF, encoded by the coding sequence ATGTCGGAATTTAAAATATCAAGCTGGTTCAAAGGGATTAAAGGCAAATTGCTCGTGGCCGCATTTCTGCCAATGGTGGGCTTTGCCATTCTTGGATCCATCGCTCTTAACGGGATCTCAAGCGTGGTCAACCTTTTGGATATCGCCAACGAACAGGTAATTCCAACATTTGATATGGTTGGTGAAATGCGCCAAGCGCGCAATAAGTTTCAATATGGTGCCTGGGCAGCCATGGAACACACTGATGAGCCTGAAAAACTGGCGTCCTATCTAAAGACCGCCACCGACGGTATGAACGAGTTCCGCAAGGCTCAGGAAACCTACGATCCAATTCCTAGAACACCGGAAGAGGACAAGGCTTACCAAATGGCGAAGCCTCTTTTTCCGGAATATTACGCCTCGATGGAAAAAATCATCAGTCTGATCGGTTCTTCAGATCCGGCAAAATCCAAAGAAGCTGAGGTTCTGCTGGATGGCCGCTACAATGAAATAGGCAAAACGGTTAGCGCCTGGAACGGTGCCGTCACCGATATCTATGCCAAGATGGCCAAAGACGGTGTGACAGAGGCCGCCTCCACCGAAGCTTATGTAAAAAATCTGATTTATCTGGTTTCTGCAGCGACGGGTGTCACAGTGTTTGCCGTCCTTCTGTGGATCGCAGCAAAGATCGCATCCTCTGTAGGTTCCGTTGCAGACCGTCTGACAACAGCCGGTGGCCAAGTGGCTTCTGCGGTTGAGCAGTTGAACGAAGCTGGTAACTCTTTGTCTCAGTCTTCTACGGAAGCTGCAGCCTCCCTGGAAGAAACGGTGGCGGCTCTGGAAGAAATGACTTCCATGGTTCAGATGAACTCGGACAACGCCAAACAGGCAGCCGCTTTGTCTGCAAGCTCCCGCGATTCTGCTGAACAGGGCGAAAAAGAAATTCAGAACCTGATCATGTCCATGACTTCAATTTCTCAGTCTTCCAAAAAGATCGAAGAAATCATTCATGTCATCGACGACATCGCCTTCCAGACAAACTTGCTGGCACTGAATGCCGCAGTGGAAGCAGCCCGCGCCGGTGAACAAGGCAAAGGCTTTGCGGTGGTGGCGGAAGCTGTCAGAACTTTGGCGCAAAGAAGTGCCGCTTCTGCCAAAGACATCTCCTCCCTGATCAAAGACTCTGTGTCTCAGATCGAAGAAGGCAGTGCCATTGCCGACAAGTCCGGTGCTGTCTTGACGAACATCGTGACCTCAATCAAAAAAGTTTCTGACCTGAACAATGAAATCGCAGCAGCAAGCTCTGAGCAGACCACCGGTATTCAACAAATCGGTAAAGCCATGAACCAGTTGGATCAGGCAGCCCAAAGCAACGCTGCTTCCGCAGAGGAAATCGCGGCGACCAGTGGCGAGATCAACAACCTGGCGGCCACTTCCCTGAATCTGACCGTGGAACTGAATGAAGTGATCCTGGGCAGCAATGAAGTTTCTAAAGCTTCTGCATCGTCAGAAGCTCCGGTCAAAGCGAAGGCCAAAATACCTTCGCCAATGCCGAAGAAATCCAATGTCATTCCGATGAAGGCCGCGGCTCCGAAAAAGTCCGCGTCCCAGGATGTGATTCCATTTGATGACGACGAAAGAGCTAAGGTTGGGACGACCGACGGATTCTAG
- the murJ gene encoding murein biosynthesis integral membrane protein MurJ, whose amino-acid sequence MASGTLTSRILGLFRDIALGALFDRAVTDAWTAAFRIPNLFRRLFGEGSLAVSFIPVFMQTQSEDPTGQRARNLANAFYSLLLVILGVLTLLGIIYVEPVFRLILSSEYALDAAKWELTLRMGRIMFGFVFFVCTYAFYMGILNALGSFGLPAVAPALLNVSMLVFTFMPPQWFPVHGDGLAWGVLIGGLLQALLLAVALRQRNCLPRLQTMMWTPEVRAVVKGMIPGLIGMGLLQFSTLVNLYFASSLPEGSISYIYWADRLLELPLSLISVSIGAALLPSLSDFASRGLKEKFQETAEESFLMNLFLAWPAALGLYVLAEPIIEVLFLRGKFTAQDVQMTAAILRIYAVSLLLVSCSRVLMPLYYSVKNTKVPMVLAVVSLAVHVSLAPVLMRQWGLEGLMISGVAGAFLNAVLLMGLLKKYSPGIRMSVLLRPAVKFVLAGAGMVVSLQTYELLMAQTGRGLQMLALFITILLAVVAYFGLAYVLGCEQISRIRRSSQP is encoded by the coding sequence ATGGCCTCCGGGACGTTAACTAGCCGCATCCTGGGGCTTTTCCGGGATATTGCCCTGGGGGCTTTGTTTGACCGGGCGGTCACTGATGCTTGGACTGCCGCTTTCCGCATCCCCAATCTGTTCCGCCGTCTGTTCGGGGAAGGCTCCCTGGCTGTGAGTTTTATTCCCGTTTTCATGCAAACACAATCGGAAGATCCCACCGGCCAGCGCGCCCGAAACCTGGCCAATGCCTTTTATTCGCTGCTTTTGGTGATTTTAGGGGTTTTGACCCTGCTGGGGATCATTTATGTCGAGCCTGTTTTCCGTCTGATTCTTTCTTCTGAGTACGCTCTGGATGCCGCCAAGTGGGAACTGACCCTGCGCATGGGGCGGATCATGTTTGGGTTTGTGTTCTTTGTCTGCACCTATGCCTTCTATATGGGGATTTTAAATGCCCTGGGCAGTTTCGGACTGCCGGCTGTGGCGCCAGCGCTTTTAAATGTCTCGATGTTGGTTTTCACCTTTATGCCGCCGCAGTGGTTTCCCGTGCACGGGGATGGATTGGCGTGGGGAGTCCTGATCGGGGGGCTGTTGCAGGCGCTGCTGTTGGCGGTAGCTTTAAGGCAGCGAAACTGTCTGCCGCGACTGCAGACGATGATGTGGACCCCGGAAGTGCGCGCGGTTGTGAAAGGCATGATTCCGGGGCTGATCGGTATGGGGCTATTGCAGTTTTCCACTTTGGTGAATCTGTATTTTGCCAGCTCCCTTCCTGAAGGTTCGATTTCTTATATCTATTGGGCCGACCGTTTGCTGGAGCTTCCGCTGTCGTTGATTTCAGTCAGCATCGGGGCGGCACTGCTGCCTAGTTTAAGTGACTTTGCCAGTCGGGGACTGAAAGAAAAATTCCAGGAAACCGCTGAAGAAAGCTTCCTGATGAATCTGTTTCTGGCGTGGCCGGCGGCATTGGGGCTTTATGTTCTGGCCGAGCCGATTATTGAGGTTCTTTTCTTGCGGGGCAAGTTCACCGCGCAGGATGTGCAGATGACGGCGGCGATTTTGCGCATCTATGCTGTCAGTTTGTTGCTGGTGTCCTGCAGTCGCGTTTTGATGCCGCTTTATTATTCCGTTAAAAATACGAAAGTTCCCATGGTGCTGGCGGTGGTTTCATTGGCGGTGCATGTGTCGCTGGCGCCGGTGCTAATGCGGCAGTGGGGGCTTGAGGGGCTGATGATTTCGGGTGTGGCCGGGGCGTTTTTAAATGCGGTTTTGCTGATGGGATTGCTTAAGAAGTATTCTCCGGGAATCAGAATGTCGGTGTTGCTTCGTCCGGCGGTGAAGTTCGTGCTGGCCGGGGCGGGGATGGTGGTTTCGCTGCAGACGTATGAACTGCTGATGGCTCAAACAGGAAGAGGGCTGCAGATGCTGGCCCTCTTTATCACGATCCTGTTGGCGGTTGTCGCCTATTTCGGTCTGGCTTATGTTTTGGGTTGCGAGCAGATTTCTAGAATCCGTCGGTCGTCCCAACCTTAG
- the rpsT gene encoding 30S ribosomal protein S20: MANHKSAAKRARQSIRKTAVNNARKSTVKTAEKKLVKAIEAKDLKALPELLKNFSSQVMKAAKTGVIKKETASRKISRLSTRASATK; encoded by the coding sequence TTGGCAAATCATAAGTCTGCAGCAAAAAGAGCTCGTCAGTCTATCCGTAAAACTGCTGTTAACAACGCTCGTAAAAGCACTGTTAAAACAGCTGAGAAAAAACTTGTTAAAGCTATCGAAGCTAAAGATCTGAAAGCTCTTCCTGAATTGTTGAAGAACTTCTCTTCTCAAGTAATGAAAGCTGCAAAAACTGGCGTTATCAAGAAAGAAACTGCATCCCGCAAGATCAGCCGTCTTTCTACTCGCGCTTCTGCAACGAAGTAA
- a CDS encoding PilZ domain-containing protein, which translates to MNKANPAFEDKGYFRRQYPRRAMKRKIGILCDGTYFVCESGEIGEGGMSIVTDYVLTEGHEVVVSFQVPAGDFVFLRGVVRSTQKKEGDHKVTHGLSFNQIAFSTKRQIRAFVSARTESELN; encoded by the coding sequence ATGAACAAAGCCAATCCTGCATTTGAAGATAAAGGTTATTTCCGCCGCCAGTACCCGCGTCGTGCGATGAAACGCAAGATCGGTATCCTGTGCGATGGGACTTACTTTGTCTGTGAATCCGGAGAAATCGGCGAGGGTGGTATGTCCATTGTCACCGATTATGTTCTGACCGAGGGCCACGAAGTGGTGGTCAGCTTCCAAGTGCCCGCCGGGGACTTTGTCTTCCTTCGCGGCGTGGTTCGTTCGACGCAAAAAAAAGAGGGTGACCATAAAGTCACCCACGGACTGAGCTTCAATCAGATTGCGTTCTCTACAAAACGACAAATTCGCGCCTTTGTATCAGCGCGAACCGAATCAGAGTTGAATTAA
- the holA gene encoding DNA polymerase III subunit delta: MALIDAQKFYRDLEKGQTAPLYFLFGEEPYLLNQSVERFKYSVLTEGAVDFNYSLFYASDADVVSVRDAVETLPMMAQRRLVILKEAQELTDKEWAELETLFETPVDSTVFVLLASRVDKRKKQIRLLLDKADCVEFKKPYENQIPSWINYIAQSLGLTISNDAILLLHKLVGHHLTEIEGELKKLGEFVGERRIEVADVAQAVSRSKEENVFDFTKAIGENDRVKALELLVHLLDQGQNEIGIVSLVARHVRILLTLKRGMEEGLHGAKLAHFAQVPPYFLESYLDQARLWTAKKLEQTLVVLSETDKALKSSPLSSHIWLENLVLKTCGTQYAM; this comes from the coding sequence GTGGCACTCATCGATGCGCAGAAATTTTATCGCGATCTTGAAAAAGGTCAGACTGCGCCGTTGTATTTCCTGTTCGGTGAAGAACCCTACCTGTTGAACCAGTCCGTTGAACGTTTCAAGTATTCTGTTTTGACTGAAGGGGCCGTGGATTTTAACTACAGCCTGTTCTATGCTTCTGACGCTGACGTGGTGTCGGTGCGTGATGCCGTTGAAACTTTGCCGATGATGGCTCAGCGCCGTCTGGTGATCCTGAAAGAGGCCCAGGAACTTACGGACAAAGAATGGGCCGAGCTTGAAACGCTGTTTGAAACTCCGGTGGACAGCACCGTGTTCGTGCTTTTGGCGTCCCGCGTGGACAAGCGCAAAAAACAGATCCGTCTTTTGCTCGACAAAGCCGACTGTGTTGAATTCAAAAAACCTTACGAAAATCAGATTCCATCCTGGATCAACTACATCGCCCAGTCCCTGGGTTTGACGATCAGTAATGATGCCATCCTGCTTTTGCACAAGCTGGTGGGTCATCACCTGACCGAAATCGAAGGGGAGCTTAAAAAGCTCGGTGAGTTCGTCGGCGAGCGCCGTATTGAAGTGGCGGATGTGGCTCAGGCCGTGTCCCGCTCCAAGGAAGAGAACGTTTTTGATTTCACCAAGGCCATCGGCGAAAACGACCGTGTGAAGGCTTTGGAGCTTTTGGTTCACCTGCTGGATCAGGGGCAGAACGAGATCGGGATCGTGTCTTTGGTGGCCCGTCACGTGCGTATCCTGCTGACTTTAAAGCGGGGAATGGAAGAAGGCCTGCATGGCGCGAAGCTCGCGCATTTTGCCCAGGTGCCGCCTTATTTCCTGGAAAGCTACCTGGATCAAGCCCGACTTTGGACTGCTAAAAAGCTGGAACAAACCCTGGTGGTTCTGTCTGAGACAGACAAGGCTTTGAAGTCCTCACCATTGTCCAGTCACATCTGGCTGGAAAACCTGGTTTTAAAGACCTGCGGCACTCAATACGCCATGTGA
- a CDS encoding LptE family protein: MDAIFKAFRITLILSLFLSGCAYRLGSGTRSIPGGYKQISVPIFKNKTQETGIEVAFTNTLIQEFQRSRVARIVDNSLSEVAVIGQIDSVQYLPGAKRVAGDSSAPYLPNGTVVASEYRILLTVTVKVVRQADGTELWSGSFSGERTYAAPQVTLAGVNSINPLYNLSARRQNIDLMAYDIMSEAHDRITENF, translated from the coding sequence GTGGACGCAATATTTAAAGCTTTTCGCATCACTCTGATTCTGTCGCTATTCCTCTCGGGATGTGCCTATCGTCTGGGCAGCGGCACGCGCAGTATTCCTGGCGGTTATAAGCAGATTTCTGTGCCGATTTTCAAAAACAAAACACAGGAAACCGGGATCGAAGTGGCGTTCACAAACACACTGATTCAGGAATTCCAGCGCTCCCGAGTTGCCCGAATTGTGGACAATTCCTTGTCGGAAGTGGCAGTGATCGGGCAGATTGATTCTGTTCAGTATTTACCGGGTGCAAAACGTGTGGCCGGGGACTCTTCAGCGCCTTATTTGCCCAATGGAACTGTCGTTGCGTCAGAGTATCGTATTCTGCTGACCGTGACGGTGAAAGTCGTGCGCCAGGCGGATGGAACGGAGCTTTGGAGTGGGTCCTTCAGTGGAGAAAGAACTTACGCAGCACCTCAGGTAACGCTGGCCGGTGTTAACTCCATAAATCCGCTTTACAATCTTTCTGCGCGAAGGCAGAACATTGACCTCATGGCTTATGACATTATGTCCGAGGCACATGATCGTATTACCGAAAATTTCTAA
- a CDS encoding pyridoxal-phosphate-dependent aminotransferase family protein, whose protein sequence is MATQDYSLLAPGPVNIHPEVRKALALPMIHHRTPEFDKILKKVLTQIKTVFQTQEDVYLLTSTGSGGMEALLVNTLSPGDKVIAIVSGKFGERWADMAAHFGASVLTINVPWGEAVKVSDVEELLQKNPDTRAVLCQACETSTAVAHPIEALGKIIQKYPDTLFLVDAITALGAYPLPMDAWGIDGIVAGSQKAFMLPTGLSLLSFSKKAWRFIPDAKCPRYYFDIRKEKKANAAGETFYSSNVALIRALDVVLTLISQQGLEKLFHDIHRRAEFTRIFGLKLGFTLYAQSPSNSVTALLVPPQMDGQKIRLHLEEVHNITIMGGQDQAKGRIIRVGHMGYIQDHELIRLVECLGHTLRHFDSDFMSLEHISNITTEAKNWLEQNP, encoded by the coding sequence ATGGCAACTCAAGATTACAGTTTGCTGGCTCCGGGCCCCGTCAATATCCATCCTGAGGTGCGCAAAGCGCTGGCACTGCCGATGATTCACCATCGCACTCCGGAATTCGATAAAATTCTTAAGAAAGTTCTGACCCAGATCAAAACTGTTTTTCAGACCCAGGAAGATGTTTATCTTCTGACCTCCACCGGCTCTGGCGGGATGGAAGCTTTACTGGTCAACACCTTGTCACCGGGCGACAAAGTTATTGCCATTGTTTCAGGCAAATTTGGCGAGCGCTGGGCTGATATGGCCGCGCATTTTGGCGCCTCAGTTCTGACCATCAACGTTCCTTGGGGTGAAGCCGTCAAAGTTTCTGACGTTGAAGAACTGCTGCAGAAAAATCCTGACACCCGCGCCGTGCTTTGCCAGGCGTGCGAAACCAGCACCGCTGTGGCCCACCCGATTGAGGCTTTGGGTAAAATCATTCAAAAATATCCCGACACCTTGTTCCTGGTGGATGCCATCACTGCACTGGGGGCGTACCCTCTGCCGATGGATGCCTGGGGTATTGACGGCATTGTCGCCGGATCGCAAAAAGCCTTTATGCTGCCGACAGGTTTGTCGCTGCTGTCCTTTTCGAAAAAGGCCTGGAGATTCATCCCCGACGCCAAATGCCCCAGATATTATTTTGACATCCGCAAAGAGAAAAAAGCCAACGCTGCCGGCGAGACTTTCTATTCTTCCAACGTCGCTTTGATCCGCGCTTTGGATGTGGTGCTAACGCTGATTTCCCAGCAGGGCTTGGAAAAACTTTTCCACGACATTCATCGCCGCGCGGAATTCACCCGCATCTTTGGTCTGAAGCTGGGCTTCACTTTGTATGCACAATCCCCCAGCAACTCGGTGACTGCGTTGCTGGTGCCACCACAGATGGACGGACAAAAAATCCGCCTGCACCTGGAAGAAGTTCACAACATCACCATCATGGGCGGACAGGATCAGGCCAAGGGCCGAATCATTCGTGTGGGACACATGGGTTACATTCAGGATCACGAACTGATTCGTCTGGTGGAGTGCTTGGGGCACACCCTGCGCCACTTTGATTCAGATTTTATGTCGTTGGAGCATATTTCCAACATCACGACCGAGGCGAAAAACTGGCTGGAGCAAAATCCGTGA
- a CDS encoding D-2-hydroxyacid dehydrogenase, translating to MKKKILITDRFAQDSFLYLQQHSQFDVVRSDNPQHLPLEHLVSANALIIRSRTRIDEELLKKARQLQLIVTCTSGFDHIDLDATQKWGVTVMHTPTANIESAAQLTWGLVLSCVNNIQAAHKMVKAGEWNRDQITGIELAGRNYGIVGLGRIGSRVAELAQAFGMNVVAYDPYQEDDVFERLHIPRLSYEEVLKTADVISFHVPKTLETEHMLNRSQFEYIHRGIVLINTSRGSVINENDLCEALEKGWLRSVGLDVYEKEPLNRNSNLLKYPNLVLTPHIGANTEDAFFKASQIAANKLMAFFVDGSTSDTLPPRAPWYGAAPFKGE from the coding sequence GTGAAGAAAAAAATCCTGATCACCGACCGCTTTGCGCAAGACAGTTTTTTGTACCTGCAACAACACAGTCAGTTTGACGTCGTTCGCAGCGACAACCCCCAGCACCTGCCATTGGAACATCTGGTCAGCGCCAACGCCCTGATCATTCGCAGTCGCACGCGCATTGACGAAGAGCTTTTGAAAAAAGCCCGTCAACTGCAACTGATTGTGACTTGCACCAGCGGGTTTGACCATATCGATTTGGATGCCACCCAAAAATGGGGTGTCACGGTCATGCATACTCCCACGGCCAATATCGAATCGGCCGCACAGTTAACGTGGGGCTTGGTTTTGTCCTGCGTGAATAACATTCAGGCCGCACACAAAATGGTGAAAGCCGGCGAATGGAACCGCGATCAAATCACGGGCATTGAACTGGCTGGCAGAAACTATGGCATTGTGGGCTTGGGACGTATCGGATCCCGCGTGGCAGAATTGGCGCAAGCCTTCGGCATGAATGTGGTCGCCTACGACCCGTATCAAGAAGACGACGTCTTTGAACGCCTGCACATTCCCCGTCTCAGTTACGAAGAGGTTCTGAAAACCGCCGACGTGATCAGCTTCCACGTGCCAAAAACCCTGGAAACCGAGCACATGCTGAACCGCTCGCAGTTTGAATACATCCACAGAGGCATCGTCCTGATCAATACGTCGCGTGGTTCGGTCATCAACGAAAACGACCTGTGCGAAGCCCTGGAAAAAGGCTGGCTGCGTTCGGTGGGTTTGGACGTTTATGAAAAAGAGCCCTTGAACAGAAACTCTAATTTGCTGAAATACCCGAACCTGGTTTTGACTCCGCACATTGGAGCCAATACAGAAGACGCGTTCTTTAAAGCCTCCCAGATTGCAGCTAATAAGCTTATGGCGTTTTTTGTGGACGGATCGACCTCTGACACCCTCCCGCCAAGGGCGCCTTGGTATGGAGCGGCTCCATTTAAGGGCGAATAA
- a CDS encoding adenylosuccinate synthase yields the protein MSGVVVVGAQWGDEGKGKLIDVFAEKADMVVRYQGGANAGHTLVVNGQKTVLHLVPSGILRPETTCVIASGVVIDVFSIRDEIKKLKDTGFLQNPKQLLISDTATLILPYHKALDAAREAALSDGKIGTTGKGIGPAYEDRASRRAILFGDLFDKDNLKKKLELALTEKNFMLENYYKGSTFKADDLIKDLLAVAEELAPYRTKDTSLFISKSLKSGKRVLFEGAQGTMLDILHGTYPFVTSSSTLASNACASAGIGPASVQKVIGVFKAYTTRVGSGPFPTELNDEIGKKIQADGHEFGSTTGRSRRCGWLDLVALKYAIRVNGITNLAMMKLDVLTGHDRIGVCTAYKLNGEIITDLPTSPYELEKVEPVIEWIPGWTQDLTKVKTLSDLPRPTTNYIDYLGSQLGTPIDVISVGPGREQTLWVKPLFNN from the coding sequence ATGTCAGGCGTTGTTGTTGTCGGTGCTCAGTGGGGCGATGAAGGTAAAGGTAAACTGATCGATGTGTTCGCTGAAAAAGCGGACATGGTGGTTCGATATCAAGGTGGAGCCAATGCCGGCCACACCCTGGTAGTGAACGGACAAAAAACCGTTCTGCATCTTGTTCCCAGCGGTATTCTGCGCCCGGAAACAACATGTGTGATCGCCTCCGGTGTCGTGATCGATGTTTTCTCGATCCGTGATGAAATCAAAAAGCTGAAAGACACAGGCTTTTTGCAAAACCCAAAACAACTTTTGATCTCTGATACGGCAACTTTGATTTTGCCATACCATAAAGCTCTGGACGCTGCTCGTGAAGCCGCTTTGAGTGACGGCAAGATCGGCACCACCGGCAAAGGCATCGGCCCGGCTTACGAAGACCGCGCTTCCCGCCGCGCGATTTTGTTCGGTGATCTTTTCGACAAAGACAATCTGAAAAAGAAACTGGAACTGGCACTGACTGAAAAGAACTTCATGCTGGAGAACTACTACAAGGGCTCCACTTTCAAAGCCGATGATCTGATCAAGGATCTTCTGGCCGTGGCTGAAGAGCTGGCTCCATACCGCACGAAAGACACTTCGCTGTTTATCAGTAAAAGTTTGAAGTCCGGAAAAAGAGTTCTGTTCGAAGGCGCGCAAGGCACGATGCTGGACATCCTGCACGGCACATATCCTTTTGTAACGAGCTCTTCCACTCTGGCTTCCAACGCCTGCGCCAGTGCCGGCATCGGCCCTGCGAGCGTTCAGAAAGTCATCGGCGTGTTCAAAGCCTACACCACTCGCGTGGGCAGCGGCCCCTTCCCGACTGAGCTGAACGATGAAATCGGCAAAAAGATTCAAGCCGACGGCCACGAGTTTGGTTCCACCACCGGCAGAAGCCGTCGTTGTGGTTGGTTGGATCTGGTAGCGTTGAAATATGCGATCCGCGTGAATGGTATTACAAATCTGGCGATGATGAAATTGGATGTCCTGACAGGACATGATCGTATCGGTGTGTGCACAGCGTACAAACTGAACGGCGAAATCATCACTGATCTGCCAACTTCACCGTATGAACTGGAAAAAGTGGAGCCCGTGATTGAATGGATCCCTGGTTGGACACAAGATTTGACGAAAGTAAAAACACTCTCGGATCTTCCACGCCCAACAACGAACTACATTGACTATCTGGGTTCACAATTAGGCACACCGATCGACGTAATTTCCGTCGGACCGGGCCGAGAACAGACACTGTGGGTCAAGCCTTTGTTCAACAATTAA